Proteins from a single region of Lelliottia sp. JS-SCA-14:
- the folE gene encoding GTP cyclohydrolase I FolE: protein MPSLSKEAALVHEALVARGLETPLRPPVNELDKETRKRLISGHMTEIMQLLNLDLSDDSLMETPNRIAKMYVDEIFSGLDYANFPKITVIENKMKVDEMVTVRDITLTSTCEHHFVTIDGKATVAYIPKDTVIGLSKINRIVQFFAQRPQVQERLTQQILTALQTLLGTNNVAVSIDAVHYCVKARGVRDATSATTTTSLGGLFKSSQNTRQEFLRAVRHHN, encoded by the coding sequence ATGCCATCACTCAGTAAAGAAGCCGCTCTCGTTCACGAAGCGCTGGTTGCGCGTGGTCTCGAAACCCCGCTGCGCCCGCCCGTTAATGAACTGGACAAAGAAACACGCAAACGTCTTATTTCCGGGCACATGACCGAGATCATGCAGTTGCTGAATCTCGATCTGAGCGATGACAGCCTGATGGAAACGCCGAATCGCATTGCAAAAATGTATGTCGATGAGATTTTCTCCGGCCTGGATTACGCCAACTTCCCAAAAATCACCGTCATCGAAAACAAGATGAAGGTGGATGAAATGGTGACCGTGCGCGATATCACCCTGACCAGCACCTGCGAACACCACTTCGTGACCATCGACGGGAAAGCCACCGTGGCCTATATCCCGAAAGATACGGTGATTGGTCTGTCGAAGATCAACCGCATCGTGCAGTTCTTCGCCCAGCGTCCGCAGGTGCAGGAACGTCTGACCCAGCAGATCCTGACGGCGCTGCAAACGCTGCTGGGCACCAACAATGTGGCTGTATCTATTGATGCCGTCCATTATTGCGTGAAAGCGCGTGGCGTTCGCGATGCGACCAGCGCGACCACCACCACCTCGCTGGGTGGACTGTTCAAGTCCAGCCAGAACACTCGCCAGGAGTTTCTGCGCGCCGTGCGTCACCACAACTAA
- a CDS encoding YbfB/YjiJ family MFS transporter yields MALRIALSGFVVLVVAMGIGRFAFTPQVPLMIAAGQLTLTSAGLVAAMNYLGYLVGAWDAMRAHRFVEGRLYLGIFGGVALTLLSAVADNAVVHGLIRFVIGCMSGWSMVLIAAWTNERLAHFGKPGLSAAVFAGPGAGIALSGLLAVYIQARSLSAGAAWQIYGVLALILIVLVARYLPRGGQLHRPGTAPEPLVLTTDLRRLVWSYSLAGFGYILPATFLSQMAAVRFPGSLFAQFVWPVFGAASVAGIALSIALRHVSTSNRRLSMVLWLQGLGVFAAWLMPGIGGLVTGALLVGGGFLCAVQLSLLCGRELAPNHTRYMAGLLTTGYALGQLVGPVTSALSTWLTHQLEPALGLAGVALFVGGWLVWDRQAERLQQLQ; encoded by the coding sequence ATGGCGCTGCGTATCGCGCTCAGCGGATTTGTGGTTTTAGTGGTGGCGATGGGGATAGGGCGCTTTGCTTTTACCCCTCAGGTTCCGCTGATGATTGCGGCCGGGCAACTGACGCTGACCAGCGCCGGACTGGTGGCCGCCATGAACTATCTGGGCTATTTAGTCGGCGCGTGGGATGCCATGCGCGCGCACCGGTTTGTTGAAGGGCGTTTGTACCTCGGGATTTTCGGCGGGGTGGCGCTGACGCTGCTGTCAGCTGTCGCGGATAACGCCGTTGTTCACGGCCTGATCCGCTTCGTCATTGGCTGCATGAGCGGCTGGTCGATGGTGCTGATCGCGGCGTGGACCAACGAACGTCTGGCTCATTTCGGTAAGCCGGGGCTGAGCGCCGCGGTGTTCGCCGGGCCGGGGGCGGGGATTGCCTTAAGCGGCCTGCTGGCGGTCTATATTCAGGCGCGCTCGCTCTCCGCCGGTGCGGCGTGGCAGATTTACGGCGTGCTGGCGTTGATTTTGATTGTGCTGGTGGCGCGCTATCTCCCGCGCGGCGGGCAGTTGCATCGCCCCGGGACCGCGCCGGAGCCGCTGGTGCTGACCACCGATCTACGTCGTCTGGTCTGGAGCTACAGCCTCGCCGGTTTTGGCTACATTTTGCCGGCGACCTTTTTATCGCAAATGGCCGCGGTACGCTTTCCCGGCAGCCTGTTTGCGCAGTTTGTCTGGCCGGTGTTTGGTGCGGCGTCCGTCGCCGGGATTGCGCTGAGTATCGCATTGCGTCACGTCTCGACCTCGAACCGTCGCCTGTCGATGGTCCTGTGGTTGCAGGGGCTGGGTGTGTTTGCCGCCTGGCTGATGCCGGGAATCGGTGGCCTGGTGACCGGCGCGCTGCTGGTCGGCGGCGGGTTCCTGTGCGCCGTTCAGCTGTCGCTGCTGTGCGGGCGTGAACTGGCGCCGAATCACACGCGCTACATGGCCGGATTACTGACCACCGGGTATGCGCTGGGCCAATTAGTGGGTCCGGTGACGTCAGCGTTATCGACGTGGCTGACCCATCAGCTTGAACCGGCGCTGGGCCTGGCGGGCGTGGCGCTGTTCGTCGGCGGGTGGCTGGTCTGGGATCGTCAGGCCGAAAGGCTGCAACAATTGCAATAA
- the fghA gene encoding S-formylglutathione hydrolase encodes MELLEEHRCFEGRQQRWRHDSNTLNCTMTFSIFLPPTADNVKPPVLYWLSGLTCNDENFTTKAGAQRVAAELGIALVMPDTSPRGDDVADDAGYDLGKGAGFYLNATQEPWASHYRMYDYIREELPTLIKAQFAVSDRAAISGHSMGGHGALILALKNPGTFTSVSAFAPIVNPTQVPWGQKAFSNYLGNDESTWQEWDSCALMQASQSQDAIPTLIDQGDADQFLANQLQPAVLAEVARLKSWPLTLRIQEGHDHSYYFIASWIEDHLRFHAEHLFAK; translated from the coding sequence ATGGAACTGCTCGAAGAGCACCGTTGTTTTGAAGGTCGGCAGCAGCGCTGGCGCCACGACTCCAACACTCTGAACTGCACTATGACCTTCAGCATTTTTCTGCCGCCGACGGCAGATAACGTTAAACCGCCGGTGCTGTACTGGCTTTCCGGCCTGACCTGCAACGACGAAAACTTCACCACCAAAGCGGGCGCACAGCGCGTTGCCGCTGAGTTAGGCATTGCGCTGGTGATGCCTGACACCAGCCCGCGCGGCGATGATGTCGCGGACGATGCCGGATACGATCTCGGTAAAGGTGCGGGTTTCTACCTGAATGCCACCCAGGAGCCATGGGCCAGCCACTACCGGATGTACGATTATATCCGCGAAGAACTGCCCACTCTTATCAAAGCGCAGTTTGCCGTGAGCGATCGCGCGGCGATCAGCGGACACTCCATGGGCGGCCACGGGGCGTTGATTCTGGCGCTGAAAAATCCTGGGACGTTCACCAGCGTCTCCGCGTTTGCGCCTATCGTAAACCCGACGCAGGTGCCGTGGGGGCAGAAAGCGTTTTCGAACTATCTGGGCAACGATGAATCCACCTGGCAGGAGTGGGACAGCTGTGCGCTGATGCAGGCCAGCCAGTCGCAAGACGCCATCCCGACCCTAATCGATCAGGGTGATGCGGATCAGTTCCTGGCGAATCAGCTGCAGCCCGCCGTACTGGCGGAAGTGGCGCGGCTAAAAAGCTGGCCGCTGACCCTGCGCATTCAGGAAGGTCATGACCACAGTTACTATTTCATTGCGTCCTGGATAGAGGACCATCTCCGCTTCCACGCGGAGCATTTGTTCGCTAAATGA
- a CDS encoding ligand-gated channel protein, with protein MTIPRLKVLAVAVCAATLPQLVHAADQDTVVVTATGFEQKIQNAPASISVISKQQIEDKAYRDVTDALKDVPGVVVTGGGSSSDISIRGMSSQYTLFLVNGKRISTRSTRPNSDNAGIEQGWLPPLESIERIEVIRGPMSSLYGSDAMGGVINVITKKVSNTKGWTGSLHGDATFQENNDSGDLFQTNAYASGPLIDGLLGAKVTGLLSRRAEDKIENGFNEQKMRNGGVTLNFTPDEKNDFDLDYARELQDRNSTPGMSKATETCRGNTCTPNTKSETRYEHTTYSLTHSGYYDSFNSTSYIQQEETNNPDREMRSYNTTFNNQNQVFLGDHTLTLGGQYHYEKLRDNGNQLEAADGLSKLTRWNWALFAEDEWSMTESFTLTGGLRMDKDQNYGTNWTPRGYGVWHLAEQWTLKGGVSAGYRAPDLRQSSANWGQVTGGGRLDGIIVGNPDLKPEKSLSEEIGLLWDNNDNLNAGVTLFNTDFKDKITEVRRCNSSSDPACTIGDHSYDFVSDRVNVDKANMRGVESTFGWEITKDVNWTANYTYTESEQKSGQFSGKPLNKMPKHMFNTTLDWQATQDVGFWSRLNLRGKTSEYLSRTSMSQGTPSYTQVDVGLRYNANKNLLVSAGVYNVLDKQIDYDTYDTVLDGRRYTVGMTYSF; from the coding sequence ATGACAATACCCCGCCTTAAGGTTCTTGCTGTCGCAGTTTGCGCAGCGACCTTACCACAGCTCGTTCACGCCGCCGATCAAGATACCGTTGTCGTCACCGCCACGGGTTTTGAGCAGAAAATTCAGAACGCACCGGCCTCGATCTCTGTCATTTCTAAACAGCAGATCGAAGATAAGGCCTATCGCGATGTTACCGATGCACTGAAAGATGTCCCGGGCGTTGTCGTGACCGGCGGTGGCAGCAGCAGCGATATCAGTATTCGCGGAATGTCCTCTCAGTACACGCTTTTCCTGGTCAACGGCAAGCGCATCAGCACCCGCAGCACCCGTCCAAACAGCGATAACGCAGGGATCGAACAGGGCTGGCTGCCGCCGCTCGAATCCATTGAGCGAATCGAAGTCATCCGTGGGCCGATGTCCTCGCTGTATGGCTCAGACGCTATGGGCGGCGTTATCAACGTCATCACCAAGAAAGTCTCGAACACCAAGGGCTGGACGGGCTCCCTGCACGGTGATGCCACTTTCCAGGAAAACAATGACTCCGGCGATCTGTTCCAGACTAACGCCTACGCGTCTGGTCCGCTGATCGACGGATTACTCGGTGCAAAAGTCACAGGGCTTCTCTCCCGCCGCGCCGAAGATAAAATCGAGAACGGTTTCAACGAGCAGAAAATGCGCAACGGCGGCGTAACCCTCAACTTCACGCCAGACGAGAAAAACGATTTCGATCTCGACTATGCGCGTGAACTTCAGGACCGAAACAGTACGCCGGGGATGTCTAAAGCTACCGAGACCTGCCGCGGAAATACCTGTACGCCGAATACCAAAAGCGAAACGCGCTACGAGCACACCACCTACTCGTTAACGCACAGCGGTTATTACGACAGTTTCAACTCCACCAGCTACATCCAGCAGGAAGAGACCAATAACCCCGATCGTGAAATGCGCTCTTACAACACGACCTTTAACAACCAGAATCAGGTCTTCCTGGGCGACCATACCCTGACGCTGGGCGGTCAGTATCACTATGAAAAATTGCGTGACAACGGTAACCAGCTGGAAGCGGCAGATGGCCTGAGTAAACTGACGCGCTGGAACTGGGCGCTGTTTGCGGAAGACGAGTGGTCCATGACCGAGAGCTTTACGCTCACCGGCGGCCTGCGTATGGATAAAGACCAGAACTACGGGACTAACTGGACACCGCGCGGCTACGGTGTGTGGCATCTTGCCGAGCAGTGGACCCTGAAAGGTGGCGTGTCTGCCGGTTATCGTGCGCCGGATCTGCGTCAGTCTTCCGCCAACTGGGGCCAGGTCACCGGGGGCGGACGCCTCGATGGCATCATCGTCGGCAACCCGGACCTGAAACCTGAGAAGAGCCTGAGCGAAGAGATCGGCCTGCTGTGGGACAACAACGACAATCTCAACGCCGGTGTGACCCTCTTCAATACCGATTTTAAAGACAAAATCACCGAAGTTCGTCGCTGTAACAGCAGCTCCGATCCTGCCTGCACCATTGGCGACCATAGCTACGATTTCGTCAGCGATCGCGTCAACGTCGATAAAGCGAACATGCGCGGTGTGGAATCGACCTTCGGCTGGGAAATCACGAAGGACGTGAACTGGACCGCCAACTACACCTATACCGAATCTGAGCAGAAGAGCGGTCAGTTCTCCGGTAAGCCACTGAACAAAATGCCTAAGCATATGTTCAATACCACCCTGGACTGGCAGGCCACTCAAGATGTTGGCTTCTGGAGCCGTCTGAATCTTCGCGGCAAAACCTCTGAGTATCTGAGCCGTACCTCCATGTCTCAGGGTACGCCATCTTATACTCAGGTCGATGTTGGTCTGCGCTATAACGCAAACAAAAACCTGCTGGTTTCCGCCGGGGTGTATAACGTTCTCGATAAGCAGATTGATTACGATACCTACGACACGGTACTCGATGGACGTCGCTACACTGTGGGCATGACTTACAGTTTCTAA
- the lysP gene encoding lysine-specific permease → MVSETKTTEAPALRRELKARHLTMIAIGGSIGTGLFVASGATISAAGPGGALFSYMLIGLMVYFLMTSLGELAAYMPVSGSFSTYGQKYVEEGFGFALGWNYWYNWAVTIAVDLVAAQLVMNWWFPDTPGWIWSAVFLAVIFLLNYISVRGFGEAEYWFSLIKVATVIIFIVVGVAMIVGIFKGAQPAGWSNWQIGEAPFAGGFAAMIGVAMIVGFSFQGTELIGIAAGESEDPEKNIPRAVRQVFWRILLFYVFAILIISLIIPYTDPSLLRNDVKDISVSPFTLVFQHAGLLSAAAVMNAVILTAVLSAGNSGMYASTRMLYTLACDGKAPRIFSKLSRGGVPRNALYATTVVAGLCFLTSMFGNQTVYLWLLNTSGMTGFIAWLGIAISHYRFRRGYVMQGHDINDLPYRSGFFPLGPIFAFVLCLIITLGQNYEAFLSDTIDWGGVMATYIGIPLFLIIWFGYKLTKGTRFVRYSEMDFPGRFKQ, encoded by the coding sequence ATGGTTTCCGAAACTAAAACCACAGAAGCGCCCGCGCTACGTCGCGAACTCAAGGCGCGTCACCTGACGATGATCGCTATTGGCGGATCCATCGGTACAGGTCTTTTTGTTGCCTCTGGTGCAACTATTTCAGCGGCAGGCCCGGGTGGCGCGCTGTTTTCTTATATGCTGATTGGCCTGATGGTGTACTTCCTGATGACCAGTCTGGGCGAACTGGCCGCTTACATGCCGGTCTCTGGCTCTTTCTCTACCTACGGCCAAAAATACGTTGAAGAAGGCTTCGGCTTCGCGCTGGGCTGGAACTACTGGTACAACTGGGCGGTAACCATCGCCGTTGACCTCGTGGCCGCGCAGCTGGTGATGAACTGGTGGTTCCCGGACACGCCAGGCTGGATCTGGAGCGCCGTCTTCCTCGCCGTGATCTTCCTGCTGAACTACATCTCTGTACGCGGTTTCGGTGAAGCGGAGTACTGGTTCTCGCTGATTAAAGTCGCGACCGTCATCATCTTTATCGTCGTCGGTGTGGCGATGATCGTCGGCATTTTCAAAGGTGCGCAACCTGCGGGCTGGAGCAACTGGCAGATAGGCGAAGCGCCTTTCGCCGGTGGTTTTGCGGCGATGATTGGCGTGGCGATGATTGTCGGCTTCTCCTTCCAGGGTACCGAGCTGATTGGTATCGCGGCCGGTGAATCTGAAGATCCGGAGAAGAACATCCCGCGCGCGGTGCGTCAGGTGTTCTGGCGTATTCTGCTGTTCTATGTGTTCGCGATCCTGATTATCAGCCTGATTATTCCTTACACCGACCCAAGCCTGCTGCGTAACGATGTGAAAGACATCAGCGTCAGCCCGTTCACGCTGGTCTTCCAGCATGCGGGTCTGCTGTCTGCGGCGGCGGTGATGAACGCGGTGATCCTGACGGCTGTGCTGTCGGCGGGTAACTCCGGGATGTATGCTTCAACGCGTATGCTCTACACCCTGGCCTGCGACGGTAAAGCGCCGCGCATCTTCTCTAAACTGTCTCGTGGCGGGGTGCCGCGTAACGCGCTGTATGCGACCACCGTGGTGGCGGGCCTGTGCTTCCTGACGTCGATGTTTGGTAACCAGACGGTTTACCTGTGGCTGCTGAACACCTCCGGGATGACCGGCTTTATCGCCTGGCTCGGGATTGCCATCAGCCACTATCGTTTCCGTCGCGGCTACGTCATGCAGGGGCACGACATTAACGATCTGCCGTACCGCTCTGGTTTCTTCCCGCTGGGGCCGATCTTCGCCTTTGTTCTGTGCCTGATCATCACCCTCGGCCAGAACTACGAAGCCTTCCTGTCTGACACCATCGACTGGGGCGGCGTCATGGCGACCTATATTGGTATTCCTCTGTTCCTGATCATCTGGTTTGGTTACAAACTGACGAAAGGAACCCGCTTCGTCCGCTACAGCGAAATGGATTTCCCGGGACGCTTTAAGCAGTAA
- the yieE gene encoding DNA-binding transcriptional regulator YeiE: MHITLRQLEVFAEVLKSGSTTQASQRLALSQSAVSAALTDLEGQLGVQLFDRVGKRLVVNEHGRLLYPRALALLEQAVEIEQLFREDNGAIRVYASSTIGNYILPEVIARYRRDFPSLPLEMSVGNSQDVINAIIDFRVDIGLIEGPCHNVDIIAEPWLEDELVVFASPASSLLQGEVTLERLAQAPWILREHGSGTREIVDYLLLSHLPQFQLGMELGNSEAIKHAVRHGLGISCLSRRVIAEQLESGSLIEIPVPLPKLVRTLWCIHHRQKHLSNSLQRFLRYCEM, translated from the coding sequence ATGCACATTACATTGCGTCAACTGGAAGTTTTTGCCGAAGTGCTGAAAAGCGGGTCGACCACCCAGGCTTCGCAGCGTCTGGCCCTGTCTCAGTCGGCGGTCAGCGCGGCGCTGACGGATCTGGAAGGGCAGCTCGGCGTTCAGCTTTTCGACAGGGTAGGGAAGCGGCTGGTGGTGAACGAGCACGGGCGTCTGCTTTACCCGCGCGCGCTGGCTCTTCTGGAGCAGGCCGTCGAAATCGAGCAACTGTTCCGGGAAGACAACGGTGCTATCCGCGTGTATGCCAGCAGCACCATCGGGAACTACATTCTCCCGGAAGTGATTGCCCGCTATCGCCGCGATTTCCCGTCGCTGCCGCTGGAGATGAGCGTGGGTAACAGTCAGGATGTGATTAACGCGATTATCGATTTCCGCGTCGACATCGGGCTGATCGAAGGCCCGTGCCATAACGTGGATATCATTGCGGAACCCTGGCTGGAAGATGAGCTGGTGGTGTTTGCCTCTCCCGCATCGTCTCTGCTGCAGGGCGAAGTGACGCTGGAGCGCCTGGCGCAGGCCCCGTGGATTTTGCGCGAGCACGGTTCCGGCACGCGTGAAATCGTCGATTACCTGCTGCTGTCGCATCTGCCGCAGTTTCAGCTCGGTATGGAGCTGGGGAATTCCGAGGCCATCAAGCACGCCGTGCGACACGGTCTGGGGATCAGCTGCTTATCCCGACGGGTCATCGCCGAGCAGCTTGAAAGCGGGTCGCTGATTGAAATTCCGGTTCCGCTGCCGAAGCTGGTGCGTACCCTGTGGTGCATCCATCATCGCCAGAAACACCTGTCGAATTCCCTGCAGCGCTTTTTGCGCTATTGCGAAATGTAG
- a CDS encoding YeiH family protein, translating into MTEITLHPHRTVWHYVPGLALSALITGAALWGGSIPAVAGAGFSALTLAILIGMVVGNTVYPKIWSTCDGGVLFAKQHLLRLGIILYGFRLTFAQIADVGVSGIAIDVLTLTSTFLLACFIGQKVFGLDKQTSWLIGAGSSICGAAAVLATEPVVKAESSKVTVAVATVVIFGTLAIFLYPAMYPLVAHWFTPETYGIYIGSTMHEVAQVVAAGHAISPDAENAAVISKMLRVMMLAPFLIILAARVKQLTPAGKGEKSKITIPWFAILFIVVAVFNSFHLLPKAVVDMLVTLDTVLLAMAMAALGVTTHVSALKKAGAKPLLMALMLFVWLIVGGGAINLAVHSLMA; encoded by the coding sequence ATGACTGAAATCACTCTGCACCCTCATCGTACAGTGTGGCACTACGTTCCAGGACTTGCGCTGAGCGCACTCATCACCGGCGCAGCATTATGGGGCGGCAGTATTCCGGCCGTGGCCGGGGCAGGATTCAGCGCATTAACGCTGGCCATTCTGATCGGCATGGTCGTCGGGAATACGGTTTACCCTAAAATCTGGAGCACCTGCGACGGCGGCGTGCTGTTTGCCAAACAGCACCTGCTGCGCCTCGGGATTATTCTTTATGGTTTTCGCCTCACCTTCGCGCAGATTGCCGATGTGGGCGTGAGCGGCATCGCCATCGACGTGCTGACGCTCACCAGCACCTTTTTGCTGGCCTGCTTTATCGGGCAAAAAGTGTTTGGCCTCGACAAGCAAACCAGCTGGCTGATTGGTGCGGGGAGCAGCATCTGCGGGGCCGCGGCGGTCCTGGCGACGGAGCCGGTGGTGAAAGCGGAATCCAGCAAAGTAACCGTTGCGGTGGCGACGGTGGTGATCTTCGGTACCCTGGCGATTTTCCTCTATCCGGCCATGTACCCGCTGGTCGCCCACTGGTTCACACCGGAAACTTACGGCATCTATATTGGTTCGACCATGCATGAAGTGGCGCAGGTGGTTGCGGCAGGCCATGCCATCAGCCCGGACGCCGAAAATGCGGCGGTGATCTCCAAAATGCTGCGCGTGATGATGCTGGCTCCGTTCCTGATTATTCTGGCCGCGCGCGTGAAACAGCTGACTCCGGCAGGCAAAGGCGAGAAAAGCAAAATCACCATTCCGTGGTTCGCGATTCTGTTTATCGTGGTGGCGGTGTTTAACTCCTTCCACCTGCTGCCTAAAGCGGTCGTGGATATGCTGGTCACGCTGGACACCGTTCTGCTGGCAATGGCAATGGCCGCGCTGGGTGTGACCACGCACGTCAGCGCCCTGAAAAAAGCCGGTGCCAAACCGCTGCTGATGGCACTGATGTTGTTTGTCTGGCTGATTGTGGGCGGCGGCGCGATTAACCTGGCGGTTCATAGCCTGATGGCATAA
- the nfo gene encoding deoxyribonuclease IV, with protein sequence MKYVGAHVSAAGGLANAAIRAAEIEATAFALFTKNQRQWRAAPLTTEVIDDFKAACEKYGFGPGQILPHDSYLINLGHPVEEALEKSRDAFLYELQRCEQLGLTLLNFHPGSHLMQIDEDACLARIAESINIALAQTQGVTAVIENTAGQGSNLGFKFEHLAAIIDGVEDKSRVGVCIDTCHAFAAGYDLRSREECEKTFAEFERIVGFKYLRGMHLNDAKSAFGSRVDRHHSLGEGNIGHDAFRFIMQDDRFDGIPMVLETVNPDIWAEEIAWLKAQQTAEQAA encoded by the coding sequence ATGAAATACGTTGGAGCGCACGTGAGCGCAGCAGGTGGTCTTGCGAATGCCGCCATTCGCGCCGCCGAAATCGAGGCGACTGCGTTCGCCCTGTTCACCAAAAATCAGCGCCAGTGGCGCGCGGCACCGCTCACCACTGAAGTGATTGATGATTTCAAAGCCGCCTGCGAAAAGTATGGTTTCGGGCCGGGTCAGATCCTTCCCCACGACAGCTACCTCATCAACCTCGGCCATCCGGTCGAGGAAGCGCTGGAGAAGTCGCGTGATGCGTTTCTCTATGAGTTGCAGCGTTGCGAGCAGCTTGGCCTGACGCTGCTGAACTTCCATCCGGGCAGCCACCTGATGCAAATCGATGAAGATGCCTGTCTGGCGCGTATCGCCGAATCTATTAACATCGCGCTGGCGCAGACGCAGGGCGTAACGGCAGTCATTGAAAACACCGCCGGTCAGGGCAGCAATCTTGGGTTTAAGTTTGAACATCTGGCGGCAATTATCGACGGCGTGGAGGATAAATCCCGCGTCGGCGTGTGTATCGATACCTGCCACGCGTTTGCCGCAGGCTATGACCTGCGCTCCCGCGAAGAGTGTGAAAAAACCTTCGCAGAGTTCGAACGTATCGTGGGCTTTAAGTATTTGCGCGGGATGCACCTGAACGACGCCAAGAGCGCGTTCGGCAGCCGCGTTGACCGCCATCACAGCCTCGGCGAAGGGAACATCGGTCACGACGCGTTCCGCTTTATCATGCAGGACGACCGCTTTGACGGCATCCCGATGGTGCTCGAAACGGTGAATCCGGATATCTGGGCGGAAGAGATCGCCTGGCTGAAAGCACAGCAAACGGCTGAACAAGCCGCATAA
- the fruA gene encoding PTS fructose transporter subunit IIBC: MKTLLIIDSGLGQARAYMAKTLLGAAAHKAHVEMVDNPNDAELAIVLGDKVPADSALNGKKVWLGDINRAVAHPELFLSEAKGHAAVYSAPVATAAVATASGPKRVVAITACPTGVAHTFMAAEAIETEAKKRGWWVKVETRGSVGAGNAITPEEVAEADLVIVAADIEVDLAKFAGKPMYRTSTGLALKKTAQEFDKALAEAKPYQATGKSESSATEGKKESAGAYRHLLTGVSYMLPMVVAGGLCIALSFAFGIEAFKEPGTLAAALMQIGGGSAFALMVPVLAGYIAFSIADRPGLTPGLIGGMLAVSTGSGFIGGIIAGFLAGYVAKAISSKLKLPQSMEALKPILIIPLISSLVVGLGMIYLIGKPVAGILEGLTHWLQTMGTANAVLLGAILGGMMCTDMGGPVNKAAYAFGVGLLSTQTYAPMAAIMAAGMVPPLALGLATIIARRKFDKAQQEGGKAALVLGLCFITEGAIPFAARDPMRVLPCCIVGGAVTGAISMAIGAKLMAPHGGLFVLLIPGAITPVLGYLFAIIAGTLVAGLSYAVLKRPEVEAVAKVA, from the coding sequence ATGAAAACGCTGCTGATCATTGATTCCGGTCTCGGACAAGCTCGCGCCTATATGGCGAAGACCTTGCTGGGCGCGGCGGCACACAAAGCGCATGTTGAAATGGTCGATAACCCAAATGACGCCGAACTGGCGATTGTTCTGGGCGACAAAGTTCCTGCTGACAGCGCGCTGAACGGCAAAAAAGTGTGGCTGGGCGATATCAATCGCGCGGTGGCACACCCTGAATTGTTCCTGAGCGAAGCCAAAGGCCACGCGGCAGTCTACAGCGCACCGGTTGCGACCGCTGCGGTTGCCACTGCAAGCGGCCCGAAACGCGTCGTGGCGATCACCGCCTGCCCAACGGGCGTGGCGCACACCTTTATGGCGGCGGAAGCCATTGAAACCGAAGCGAAAAAACGCGGCTGGTGGGTGAAGGTTGAAACCCGCGGTTCCGTGGGCGCTGGCAATGCCATTACCCCGGAAGAAGTGGCGGAAGCGGATCTGGTGATCGTGGCGGCGGACATCGAAGTGGACCTGGCGAAATTCGCCGGTAAGCCGATGTATCGCACCTCCACCGGTCTGGCGCTGAAGAAAACCGCGCAGGAGTTTGATAAAGCCCTCGCGGAAGCGAAGCCTTATCAGGCGACGGGCAAATCTGAGTCCTCAGCAACCGAAGGCAAAAAAGAGTCCGCGGGCGCCTATCGTCACCTGCTGACCGGCGTGTCTTACATGCTGCCGATGGTCGTGGCGGGCGGTCTGTGTATCGCGCTCTCTTTCGCATTTGGTATCGAAGCGTTCAAAGAGCCGGGCACGCTGGCGGCGGCATTGATGCAGATCGGTGGCGGTTCAGCGTTTGCGCTGATGGTGCCGGTTCTCGCGGGTTACATTGCCTTCTCCATCGCTGACCGTCCGGGTCTGACGCCGGGCCTTATCGGCGGTATGCTGGCCGTGAGCACCGGCTCTGGCTTTATCGGCGGTATTATTGCCGGTTTCCTGGCCGGTTACGTGGCGAAAGCCATCAGCTCTAAGCTGAAATTACCGCAGAGTATGGAAGCGCTGAAACCGATCCTGATCATCCCGCTGATTTCCAGCCTGGTGGTTGGCCTGGGTATGATCTACCTGATTGGTAAACCAGTTGCGGGCATCCTCGAAGGTCTGACCCACTGGCTGCAAACCATGGGTACGGCGAACGCGGTACTGCTGGGCGCGATCCTGGGTGGCATGATGTGTACCGACATGGGTGGCCCGGTCAACAAAGCGGCATACGCATTTGGTGTCGGCCTGCTGAGTACTCAGACTTATGCCCCGATGGCGGCAATCATGGCGGCCGGTATGGTGCCACCGCTGGCGCTGGGTCTGGCGACTATCATTGCACGTCGTAAGTTTGATAAGGCGCAGCAAGAGGGTGGTAAAGCGGCTCTGGTTCTGGGTCTGTGCTTCATCACCGAAGGTGCGATTCCGTTCGCAGCCCGTGACCCGATGCGCGTTCTGCCTTGCTGTATCGTGGGCGGCGCGGTGACCGGTGCCATCTCCATGGCAATTGGCGCGAAACTGATGGCGCCGCACGGCGGTCTCTTTGTTCTGCTGATCCCTGGTGCGATTACCCCGGTTCTGGGTTATCTGTTCGCGATTATCGCGGGTACGCTGGTGGCGGGTCTGTCTTACGCGGTGCTGAAGCGCCCTGAAGTGGAAGCGGTGGCTAAAGTCGCCTAA